A DNA window from Ostrea edulis chromosome 5, xbOstEdul1.1, whole genome shotgun sequence contains the following coding sequences:
- the LOC130054949 gene encoding zonadhesin-like, producing MWRRRRRGRGGKCRCKRGYRGNPRKGGCSASCVCRASGDPHYSTYDGQKIHFMGMCMYTLTRTLGNKPCAFNIMVSNERRNKKKSVSYTKQVDVEIGGIYVTLFKGRKIQVNGTNVDVRKTPYKKNGILLTRVGRRFTKLQSPSCGLSVLWDGKHSVEVTANKGSYGGKMTGICGDCNGKRDDFRLANGTNVSRMPKKVRYRKIGDSYRVPDVRNPSAACEPTPAFSSCSAEQTKRFSSEEACGLMTNTSDGNPFKECVNWMKNIQEADGNSPFSSCLIDACNNDGTGLKQVTCSALEEFEEKCVENGYAPPEKNNWRIITSCALPETQTCGENEEYKEDGSGCPNTCQSPRAENTCGDPDIAGCQCKEGYVREGEKCIPFSRCGCMLYGQYSPQGTSVLSKNCRERLSCRLINRNPTIVKTKTKCRKGAKCKSIKGMGKCEKTDCRRKCGPNAMWRRRRRGRGGKCRCKRGYRGNPRKGGCSASCVCRASGDPHYSTYDGQKIHFMGMCMYTLTRTLGNKPCAFNIMVSNERRNKKKSVSYTKQVDVEIGGIYVTLFKGRKIQVNGTNVDVRKTPYKKNGILLTRVGRRFTKLQSPSCGLSVLWDGKHSVEVTANKGSYGGKMTGICGDCNGKRDDFRLANGTNVSRMPKKVRYRKIGDSYRVPDVRNPSAACEPTPAFSSCSAEQTKRFSSEEACGLMTNTSDGNPFKECVNWMKNTQEADGNSPFSSCLIDACNNDGAGLKQVTCSALEEFEEKCVENGYAPPEKNNWRIITSCALPETQTCGENEEYKEDGSGCPNTCQSPRAENTCGDPDIAGCQCKEGYVREGEKCIPFSRCGCMLYGQYSPQGTSVLSKNCRERLSCRLINRNPTIVKTKTKCRKGAKCKSIKGMGKCEKTDCRRKCGPNAMWRRRRRGRGGKCRCKRGYRGNPRKGGCSASCVCRASGDPHYSTYDGQKIHFMGMCMYTLTRTLGNKPCAFNIMVSNERRNKKKSVSYTKQVDVEIGGIYVTLFKGRKIQVNGTNVDVRKTPYKKNGILLTRVGRRFTKLQSPSCGLSVLWDGKHSVEVTANKGSYGGKMTGICGDCNGKRDDFRLANGTNVSRMPKKVRYRKIGDSYRVPNVRNPSAACEPTPEFSSCSPEQTKRFSSLETCGLMRSTSDGNPFKNCVNWMKNTQEADGNSPFSSCLIDACNNDGAGLKQVTCSALEEFEEKCVENGYAPPEKNNWRNITSCSMLEDEKCQENEEYKEDASGCPNSCLSPKAEETCSNPDIAGCQCQIGYVRDGDVCVPLSQCGCILFNKRFPVSSTILSQDCKERISCTMNDDRPVIIKEAAECGSTEICVKLKGRGVCREVPVITHHAPIITTTPTGSKCGEKYCAHNAECLDNRACVCKDGFYGIGDIKCSSE from the exons ATGTGGAGAAGACGAAGAAGAGGACGAGGAGGCAAGTGTCGGTGCAAGAGAGGCTATCGTGGAAATCCAAGGAAAGGAGGATGCAGTG ctTCTTGTGTGTGTCGAGCTTCTGGAGACCCGcattattcgacgtacgacGGACAAAAGATCCACTTCATGGGCATGTGCATGTACACACTGACGAGAACGTTGGGAAATAAACCCTGTGCTTTTAACATCATGGTGTCCAACGAAAGACGAAACAAGAAGAAATCGGTTTCCTACACCAAGCAAGTAGACGTCGAAATCGGTGGAATCTACGTCACGTTATTCAAGGGCAGAAAAATCCAG GTGAACGGAACAAATGTGGATGTGAGAAAGACTCCCTATAAGAAAAACGGCATTTTGTTGACGAGGGTAGGACGTCGGTTTACCAAGCTCCAATCTCCGTCGTGTGGTTTGAGCGTACTTTGGGATGGCAAACATTCCGTAGAGGTGACTGCTAACAAGGGCAGTTACGGTGGGAAGATGACTGGGATCTGTGGAGATTGCAATGGTAAGAGAGACGACTTCCGGCTGGCCAATGGAACTAATGTATCGCGCATGCCAAAGAAGGTCAGGTACAGGAAGATTGGAGACAGTTATCGTGTGCCAGATGTACGGAATCCTTCAGCTGC ATGTGAGCCTACACCTGCGTTTTCAAGTTGCTCTGCGGAACAGACCAAGAGGTTCAGTTCAGAAGAAGCATGTGGATTGATGACGAACACATCCGACGGAAATCCATTCAAAGAGTGTGTGAACTGGATGAAAAATATCCAAGAGGCGGACGGAAACAGTCCCTTTTCTTCTTGTCTCATCGATGCTTGCAACAACGACGGTACAGGACTGAAGCAAGTGACTTGCTCAGCGTTGGAAGAATTCGAAGAGAAATGCGTTGAGAATGGGTACGCTCCACCTGAAAAGAATAATTGGAGAATCATCACTTCGTGTG CATTGCCGGAGACCCAAACGTGTGGAGAGAACGAGGAATACAAGGAAGATGGAAGTGGTTGCCCAAACACTTGTCAGTCACCAAGAGCAGAGAACACATGTGGGGACCCTGACATAGCAGGTTGTCAATGCAAGGAAGGCTATGTCAGAGAGGGAGAAAAGTGCATTCCTTTCAGTCGATGTGGATGCATGTTATATGGTCAATATTCACCG CAAGGAACCTCCGTCCTTTCTAAGAACTGTAGAGAAAGGCTCTCCTGTAGATTGATCAACCGGAATCCAACAATTGTAAAGACGAAGACCAAGTGTCGCAAAGGAGCAAAGTGCAAATCCATCAAGGGAATGGGCAAATGCGAGAAGACAG ATTGCAGGAGAAAATGCGGACCCAATGCTATGTGGAGAAGACGAAGAAGAGGACGAGGAGGCAAGTGTCGGTGCAAGAGAGGCTATCGTGGAAATCCAAGGAAAGGAGGATGCAGTG ctTCTTGTGTGTGTCGAGCTTCTGGAGACCCGcattattcgacgtacgacGGACAAAAGATCCACTTCATGGGCATGTGCATGTACACACTGACGAGAACGTTGGGAAATAAACCCTGTGCTTTTAACATCATGGTGTCCAACGAAAGACGAAACAAGAAGAAATCGGTTTCCTACACCAAGCAAGTAGACGTCGAAATCGGTGGAATCTACGTCACGTTATTCAAGGGCAGAAAAATCCAG GTGAACGGAACAAATGTGGATGTGAGAAAGACTCCCTATAAGAAAAACGGCATTTTGTTGACGAGGGTAGGACGTCGGTTTACCAAGCTCCAATCTCCGTCGTGTGGTTTGAGCGTACTTTGGGATGGCAAACATTCCGTAGAGGTGACTGCTAACAAGGGCAGTTACGGTGGGAAGATGACTGGGATCTGTGGAGATTGCAATGGTAAGAGAGACGACTTCCGGCTGGCCAATGGAACTAATGTATCGCGCATGCCAAAGAAGGTCAGGTACAGGAAGATTGGAGACAGTTATCGTGTGCCAGATGTACGGAATCCTTCAGCTGC ATGTGAGCCTACACCTGCGTTTTCAAGTTGCTCTGCGGAACAGACCAAGAGGTTCAGTTCAGAAGAAGCATGTGGATTGATGACGAACACATCCGACGGAAATCCATTCAAAGAGTGTGTGAACTGGATGAAGAATACCCAAGAGGCGGACGGAAACAGTCCCTTTTCTTCTTGTCTCATCGATGCTTGCAACAACGACGGTGCAGGACTGAAGCAAGTGACTTGCTCAGCGTTGGAAGAATTCGAAGAGAAATGCGTTGAGAATGGGTACGCTCCACCTGAAAAGAATAATTGGAGAATCATCACTTCGTGTG CATTGCCGGAGACCCAAACGTGTGGAGAGAACGAGGAATACAAGGAAGATGGAAGTGGTTGCCCAAATACTTGTCAGTCACCAAGAGCAGAGAACACATGTGGGGACCCTGACATAGCAGGTTGTCAATGCAAGGAAGGCTATGTCAGAGAGGGAGAAAAGTGCATTCCTTTCAGTCGATGTGGATGCATGTTATATGGTCAATATTCACCG CAAGGAACCTCCGTCCTTTCTAAGAACTGTAGAGAAAGGCTCTCCTGTAGATTGATCAACCGGAATCCAACAATTGTAAAGACGAAGACCAAGTGTCGCAAAGGAGCAAAGTGCAAATCCATCAAGGGAATGGGCAAATGCGAGAAGACAG ATTGCAGGAGAAAATGCGGACCCAATGCTATGTGGAGAAGACGAAGAAGAGGACGAGGAGGCAAGTGTCGGTGCAAGAGAGGCTATCGTGGAAATCCAAGGAAAGGAGGATGCAGTG ctTCTTGTGTGTGTCGAGCTTCTGGAGACCCGcattattcgacgtacgacGGACAAAAGATCCACTTCATGGGCATGTGCATGTACACACTGACGAGAACGTTGGGAAATAAACCCTGTGCTTTTAACATCATGGTGTCCAACGAAAGACGAAACAAGAAGAAATCGGTTTCCTACACCAAGCAAGTAGACGTCGAAATCGGTGGAATCTACGTCACGTTATTCAAGGGCAGAAAAATCCAG GTGAACGGAACAAATGTGGATGTGAGAAAGACTCCCTATAAGAAAAACGGCATTTTGTTGACGAGGGTAGGACGTCGGTTTACCAAGCTCCAATCTCCGTCGTGTGGTTTGAGCGTACTTTGGGATGGCAAACATTCCGTAGAGGTGACTGCTAACAAGGGCAGTTACGGTGGGAAGATGACTGGGATCTGTGGAGATTGCAATGGTAAGAGAGACGACTTCCGGCTGGCCAATGGAACTAATGTATCGCGCATGCCAAAGAAGGTCAGGTACAGGAAGATTGGAGACAGTTATCGTGTGCCAAATGTACGGAATCCTTCAGCTGC ATGTGAGCCTACACCGGAATTTTCAAGTTGTTCTCCGGAACAGACCAAGAGGTTCAGTTCATTAGAAACATGTGGATTAATGAGGAGCACATCTGACGGAAATCCATTCAAAAATTGTGTGAATTGGATGAAGAATACCCAAGAAGCGGACGGAAATAGTCCCTTTTCTTCTTGTCTCATCGATGCTTGCAACAACGATGGTGCAGGACTGAAGCAAGTGACTTGCTCAGCGTTGGAAGAATTCGAAGAGAAATGCGTTGAGAATGGATACGCTCCACCTGAAAAGAATAATTGGAGAAATATTACATCATGTT CGATGCTGGAAGATGAGAAGTGTCAGGAAAACGAGGAGTACAAAGAGGATGCAAGTGGTTGTCCCAATTCCTGTCTTTCTCCAAAAGCAGAAGAGACGTGTTCGAATCCTGATATAGCAGGGTGCCAATGCCAAATAGGTTATGTTAGAGATGGGGATGTTTGTGTACCTCTTAGTCAATGTGGATGTATTCTGTTTAACAAGCGTTTTCCA GTATCATCAACCATTCTTTCACAAGACTGCAAAGAAAGAATTTCCTGCACTATGAACGACGATAGACCAGTTATTATAAAAGAGGCAGCGGAATGTGGTAGTACTGAAATATGTGTGAAACTTAAAGGTAGAGGAGTGTGTAGAGAAG